aattaattaaattattaaatttcagataaaatggAAGAAGATGATTATCAGATAGGAGAAATGCAAAATTGCAGTTATTATGtaagtttcagaaacttttaGGGAATTctgaatgagaaaaatttcagggaaCAGACGATGTGATAGGAAAAGTGTTCTTAATTGGAATATTTGCGACGTTAATTGCAGTCACATCCATAATCTTCAACACATTCTACACGATCGTGTTTATTCGAAATCCATCCTTAAGGTTTCTGTCTAGCCATAAATCATCTGTTCATTATTTATtgggaaaaacattttatgcaGTAAATAGTCAATATGATATGCTCAGTTTTTAATATGGTGttggaaagaaaattttgatggaaacCCCTAAAAcgtagcaaaaaaaaattccaaaatctaaaaatactACTATCGAACTCAAATTCTTTTTGCACAAACTCCAAAtgttgcaattattttttgaatttaattttttcacattcaacatttttctactttctggcctgaaacttctaaaaacaaattagctaccaaattttcagcatccATGTAgcaaaatttatgattttggagaaaaaatttttaggataaaactgttcgattattttttcaaaaattaaaaatatcacaatGTGAAAAGCACTTTTATCCAGTAGCCAAAAAATACGGTCTCGACGcgatcggaaaaaaaaattgcgtaaAAAAATACCGCTGAAGAAGGAACTgggaaactacagtactcttcaaagatgcataatccattttttgtgatgaaatttgtaatttccgaaactcggaaaaaaaaattgatatcgtAATTTGatattacagtactccttaaaggcgctcACTCTTTTGCGTCCTTCCCTTTAGAAAACATTTCGTTTCGCCAAGACCCAATAGCGTAATTTTGCATAGAAAAACTTAGAACATGAAAACTGTTTCCAAGTTCTTCATAGGCAATTGAAAACTGGTACGAACTGAAACTGATACATCCTTGTTtacagttttattttaaacctACCTACCTAAATAActaatctgttttttttccagatttcctGCAGATTTAAAATCGAACGTAGATCATTCATAATAATCCATAACATTTCAGACGTAGCGGCCTCTTCTACTTTGGCGTCATCGCCGTCATTGACATCATCATGGGCATCAATTATATTGCTGTTATGGTTGTTCCAGTAAGTCGATTCTAATATTATTAAACCTTGACTCATGAACATGTGGGTGTGGGGTTTAGAATCAGTTAGCGCCCCGTGCAAGAAAGCAGCAATCATATAAAACTTCGTATATTGGATAATAAAATCTGTGGAAAACTTAAGTCATGAGATTTTtattactggaaaaaataaagaaaaagtgTAAGGAAGGTGTTGCGTTTCGCAACTGGTAATTCGAGATCCGGTGGGGAAACTTCtagaagaaattttcagaagttttgcTTCGAACTGAAAGTGTAATCTGATATAGTCATTGTGATGATTGGTTCtcagatttcttgaaaattagagccgctgaagtttttttttttgttgaaaagatgGGGTTCAGAATAGAAAATTAGGAGTTGATGTCATTGGAAAAGTGCACAAAAGGGGCGTCTAATTTTGATAGccacaattaaaattttatgaaatacgggatttttttttctgcgcAAACGCTTTTGGCTTTCAAGCTTcttcatatttgaaaatttgaataatgacGGTGAAAATATATAACCTCGAACACGgtcatgtgtcgatttacgcagatcatgtactccccgaggagaagtgtgcattatttttggaaatgggTATGTTAAAATCGGAATAGttgaaaactaagaaaaatgtttccagaagtttttaaCGGTAAAACATCTAGCTTCACTTTTAGATAAATGTAAAATAACGATAACTGTCTAAATTGCCGAAAAGCATTACATCTCAAAATTAAagcgaatttgaaaaacggtGCATATACCTTCAAATATCACTTGAAtagaaacattttgcaaaaaaaaaactttgctcctcattttttgatttcattatCCAACATCAGAAGTTGACCAATCACCGACCCACTTTATACCACTTAACCCATTTCTAAAAGCCACTCTTTCGCACTTCCCCTGGGGGTTTCCGAGACCCCCAGAggaagtttatattttttgaaattcagaacaaaataatttccaaagttatttATTCCAGGTGTACATGGACTATTACTTGTATCTACCATTATGGCACATTTTTCTGTCCTATTTCCGAATTGTGATGGCCGAGTCGAATATGGCCATGTTTGCATCGATGCTCATGATCGTGTTGGCAACAACTGAACggttcttgaaaacttttgatggAAAGGCGATATCTGTATGTCGAAAGTTTCTGGAAAGGAATCGGTATGGTGTCAGtgcattttgcattttcttggCGTGTGCCTACAAATATGTCATATATTACGAGTTGGATGTAGATCATCATCCACATTGCACTGATTTTATGtaagttttcttttctcttttttgttagattttttaaataaccaaatatttttaggGAGTACGAGATCATCGCAGGACCATATGCAATGGATCCGAACTATCGGTTCTATTTTATGTTCTTATTGAGAAACACTTTGGATAGGATCCTTCCGTTCCTTGTACTTCTAACTATGAACATTATGATCGTGAAAGCAGTGAAAGAAGATGAGAGgcagaaattgcaaaaagaaTCGGTTGTCAGCAATGGGAAGTCGGTGAATGTGAAATCGCATCGAAGAAATGTGAAGGATGCGACAAGGGCATTAATCAGTCTCGTCTCCATTTATCTTTTGTCGCAATCTCTTCAggtaaaaactaaaaatatattttttgagagagAAACTTATATCGTATTTCAGGTTTTTCTAACAGTATGGGAGACCATCAATCGTTCGAGCCTCGAGGATGGATTTCCAACTATGTACTCTTATCTAAATGATATAGTTTCAATCTTTACCCTTTTGGCAAGGtatgggaaattcaaattcagtgCAAAATCTAAAACCAGCAAGTTTTCAGTTGTCTTCGCTTCCCGATATATTTCTGCTGCAATCGGCTAATCCACACGGCTTCCGTTGATACTCTCCATGGAATGCGAATCACTTGTTTAATGGGCAATTCGAAAAAGCCACAGGAATACTCTCCGATCCATGGTATTCCGAATTCTTTGGAGTGTGGTGGTGCTGGTGACGGTGGATCGAAGATGTCGTTAAGTTCTCCAGAAAGTATCTCGAAGCCATCGGCAGTTTATGATGAAAAACTTCAAGAGTGGCGGTTGTAAACGGGTTCATGAATTGTCTCATTTGATTAcctatttgtttttaatttgctccaatttttcttatttttaaaaagtgtttcatataaattttagatttgatataaattttttgtttcgaaattcaacacaaaaacaaacagaaaACTTTACAGGAACAAATTCAAAGTAGAACATGAGATTAATAATTTACAAGTCACTGAGATCATCAAAATTACGACCGTATTTCTTGCTGGGCACGAATGGTTCCCATCGTGACGCCGGATAAATGTGCTTATTCTTTTCGTACCAACTACGAAGTACTATTTTCGCTGGATGAGATTCTCCATAGTCAAGTGCAGCATCTTGGCGTATACGAACATCGGAAGCCGAATCGAACACGAACAGCGGACCAGTCTTTCCCATTGCTTTTGTGACTATAAAGTCTTGGAACGTGTAGAAATGTGGTATGATGAGATCCTCTTTGACGAACATCAGATTCTCGGCTGTGCACGATTTAAGCTCCGTGAATTCCTTTTTCAGAgcctgaaaatgaatatttataaatattttttgatttgttgaaaaaaaaaaacaattaaaaaatattttagaggGGAAGTAAAGTTTGTGGGTTTTTGCCCGAAACGGtcgaatttcataaattgccttctcaaaaaatttccaaaaaaataaatacatagaacactttttttttattttctgaagttCATTATTACCTCAATGGCTCTTCCTAGACATTGCGAAATCGTGTTtcctttcttgattttcatatttttccgaTGTGAAGATCCATCCCAATAGGCGTAGGCAACTGTAATTTCCTCGTTTTTCTCGGCATCTTGCTTCACACGCCACTCGGCTGCCAATGATTCTTTCTTTCTGAAACCAgacttattattttttatttatttgttcacCGGGATGATCTACacccgccaaaatttgaaatgtcgttgttttttcttctagaaCTCACTTTCTCAAGAACTCCTCTCGTTCTTTATCAGGCAGGAAGCTTGTGTCGACAGTTGGGTCCATTCCAACGCGCTGCAAACATTTTtcgctttaattttttctttttaattattattcttACCTTTTTCGGGATAATTGGTGCAGCATCTTCTTCGTCCTCTTCGTCATCAAATGCAAACGATAAAAATCGCTTCTGAAATTAGCAatattaaaacagtttttctcgaatgttctacaaaaatgttttatatctGCGTTTCCTCACACTCTCACCTGccctcaatttttctttctcgaaa
This is a stretch of genomic DNA from Caenorhabditis elegans chromosome V. It encodes these proteins:
- the C47E8.3 gene encoding G-protein coupled receptors family 1 profile domain-containing protein (Confirmed by transcript evidence); this encodes MEEDDYQIGEMQNCSYYGTDDVIGKVFLIGIFATLIAVTSIIFNTFYTIVFIRNPSLRRSGLFYFGVIAVIDIIMGINYIAVMVVPVYMDYYLYLPLWHIFLSYFRIVMAESNMAMFASMLMIVLATTERFLKTFDGKAISVCRKFLERNRYGVSAFCIFLACAYKYVIYYELDVDHHPHCTDFMEYEIIAGPYAMDPNYRFYFMFLLRNTLDRILPFLVLLTMNIMIVKAVKEDERQKLQKESVVSNGKSVNVKSHRRNVKDATRALISLVSIYLLSQSLQVFLTVWETINRSSLEDGFPTMYSYLNDIVSIFTLLASCLRFPIYFCCNRLIHTASVDTLHGMRITCLMGNSKKPQEYSPIHGIPNSLECGGAGDGGSKMSLSSPESISKPSAVYDEKLQEWRL
- the C47E8.4 gene encoding Protein FAM50 homolog (Confirmed by transcript evidence), with amino-acid sequence MDPTVDTSFLPDKEREEFLRKKKESLAAEWRVKQDAEKNEEITVAYAYWDGSSHRKNMKIKKGNTISQCLGRAIEALKKEFTELKSCTAENLMFVKEDLIIPHFYTFQDFIVTKAMGKTGPLFVFDSASDVRIRQDAALDYGESHPAKIVLRSWYEKNKHIYPASRWEPFVPSKKYGRNFDDLSDL
- the C47E8.4 gene encoding Protein FAM50 homolog (Confirmed by transcript evidence), with the protein product MSRADEGRLIHLAKKREREKEDIEQQLRKLEEDKEKCRVGITNKFMANYETVEEVVKSKTYGLVSLDDMKNIQKNEISNRDLQVARGDQSSSTQSKDSQEAREKEEHVAKHTQKRFLSFAFDDEEDEEDAAPIIPKKRVGMDPTVDTSFLPDKEREEFLRKKKESLAAEWRVKQDAEKNEEITVAYAYWDGSSHRKNMKIKKGNTISQCLGRAIEALKKEFTELKSCTAENLMFVKEDLIIPHFYTFQDFIVTKAMGKTGPLFVFDSASDVRIRQDAALDYGESHPAKIVLRSWYEKNKHIYPASRWEPFVPSKKYGRNFDDLSDL
- the C47E8.4 gene encoding Protein FAM50 homolog (Confirmed by transcript evidence), translating into MFVKEDLIIPHFYTFQDFIVTKAMGKTGPLFVFDSASDVRIRQDAALDYGESHPAKIVLRSWYEKNKHIYPASRWEPFVPSKKYGRNFDDLSDL